The following are encoded together in the bacterium genome:
- a CDS encoding pyruvate dehydrogenase, with protein sequence MARDATQRAAAPADPAAADALGRMLLIRAVEERLLALFAAGKLFGTTHTCIGQETCAVAVIGALDRDRDVIFSSHRCHGHYLMYTDAPEPLFAEIMGRRSGVCGGRGGSQHLCVENFHSNGVQGGIVPVATGVALAEQRAGRGSVTVCFLGDGTLGEGVIYEAFNLAALWRAPILFVLEHNRYAQSTPTERTTAGDVAARAAAFGIATDRRPADDPVALAAHLRQVVARVRRGDGPFFQVLDTYRLAAHSKGDDDRDAGELAAQRADDPLLRLRARVGEATAAALERAALARVEAAVAAADAAPHATVDPEADARAFAARGHHPNLPSAFAHAVRDPAALVVQHLNGALHQLMADGDDVLLIGEDLLDPYGGAFKVSRGLSTAFPRQVLSTPISEAGFIGLAAGLALRGQRPVVEIMFGDFLALGADQILNHIAKFRWMYNDQVEVPLVIRTPVGGRRGYGPTHSQCIEKMFLGVPGLVTVALSLRHDPGELLRRAVRLDPRPVLFLEQKLLYAKRLHVAPPPGLELETHPSEADALYPTGIWRPAGAAGDVTLVTYGGMTEIVEAAMAAAFAEDEVVAELVVPAQLAPLRLEPILHSVRRTGRLVVVEEGTGPWGFGAEVVAAVSEAMAEQPLRCARVAAHPLPIPGARPAEDVVLPDAARVVAAIRQVMR encoded by the coding sequence ATGGCGCGTGACGCGACGCAGCGGGCCGCGGCGCCCGCCGATCCCGCCGCCGCCGACGCGCTCGGCCGCATGCTGCTGATCCGCGCCGTCGAGGAGCGGCTGCTGGCGCTGTTCGCCGCCGGCAAGCTGTTCGGCACCACCCACACCTGCATCGGCCAGGAGACCTGCGCGGTGGCGGTGATCGGCGCCCTCGACCGCGACCGCGACGTGATCTTCTCCAGCCACCGCTGCCACGGCCACTACCTGATGTACACCGACGCGCCGGAACCGCTGTTCGCCGAGATCATGGGCCGGCGCAGCGGCGTCTGCGGCGGCCGCGGCGGCAGCCAACACCTGTGCGTCGAGAACTTCCACTCCAACGGCGTCCAGGGCGGCATCGTCCCGGTCGCCACCGGCGTCGCCCTCGCCGAGCAGCGCGCCGGCCGCGGCAGCGTCACCGTCTGCTTCCTCGGCGACGGCACCCTCGGCGAGGGCGTGATCTACGAGGCCTTCAACCTGGCGGCGCTGTGGCGGGCGCCGATCCTGTTCGTGCTCGAGCACAATCGCTACGCGCAGTCGACGCCGACCGAACGCACCACGGCCGGCGACGTCGCGGCCCGCGCCGCCGCCTTCGGCATCGCCACCGACCGCCGCCCGGCCGACGATCCGGTGGCGCTCGCCGCCCACCTGCGCCAGGTGGTGGCGCGCGTGCGCCGCGGCGACGGCCCGTTCTTCCAGGTCCTCGACACCTACCGCCTGGCCGCCCACAGCAAGGGCGACGACGATCGCGACGCCGGCGAGCTCGCCGCCCAGCGCGCCGACGATCCTCTGCTACGGCTGCGCGCCCGCGTCGGCGAGGCGACCGCGGCGGCCCTGGAGCGGGCGGCGCTCGCCCGCGTCGAGGCCGCCGTCGCCGCGGCCGACGCCGCGCCCCACGCCACGGTCGATCCCGAGGCCGACGCGCGCGCCTTCGCGGCGCGCGGCCACCATCCCAACCTGCCGTCCGCCTTCGCCCACGCGGTCCGCGATCCCGCCGCGCTGGTCGTGCAGCATCTCAATGGCGCCCTGCACCAGCTCATGGCCGATGGCGACGACGTGCTGCTGATCGGCGAGGACCTGCTCGACCCCTATGGCGGCGCCTTCAAGGTCAGCCGCGGCCTGTCGACCGCGTTCCCGCGCCAGGTGTTGTCGACGCCGATCAGCGAGGCCGGCTTCATCGGCCTCGCGGCCGGCCTGGCGCTGCGCGGCCAGCGGCCGGTGGTGGAGATCATGTTCGGCGACTTCCTCGCCCTCGGCGCCGACCAGATCCTCAACCACATCGCCAAGTTCCGCTGGATGTACAACGACCAGGTGGAGGTGCCGCTGGTCATCCGCACGCCGGTCGGCGGGCGGCGCGGCTACGGCCCGACCCACAGCCAGTGCATCGAGAAGATGTTCCTCGGCGTCCCCGGCCTGGTGACGGTGGCGCTCAGCCTGCGCCACGATCCGGGCGAGCTGCTGCGACGCGCCGTGCGTCTCGATCCGCGCCCGGTGCTGTTCCTCGAGCAGAAGCTGCTCTACGCCAAGCGCCTGCACGTGGCGCCGCCGCCGGGGCTGGAGCTCGAGACGCACCCGAGCGAGGCGGACGCGCTCTACCCGACCGGCATCTGGCGCCCGGCGGGCGCCGCGGGCGACGTCACGCTGGTCACCTACGGCGGCATGACCGAGATCGTCGAGGCGGCGATGGCGGCGGCCTTCGCCGAGGACGAGGTGGTCGCGGAGCTGGTGGTGCCGGCGCAACTGGCGCCGCTGCGCCTCGAGCCCATCCTCCATTCCGTGCGCCGCACCGGCCGTCTGGTGGTGGTCGAGGAGGGCACCGGGCCGTGGGGATTCGGCGCCGAAGTGGTGGCCGCGGTCAGCGAGGCGATGGCGGAGCAGCCGCTGCGCTGCGCCCGCGTCGCCGCGCATCCGCTGCCGATCCCCGGCGCCCGGCCCGCCGAGGACGTCGTGCTGCCGGACGCGGCGCGCGTCGTCGCCGCGATCCGACAGGTGATGCGATGA
- a CDS encoding thiolase, whose protein sequence is MSLLDRAVIAGVYEHPTRWAPDKTQYQICAEAARGALADAGLTIGDVDGFLTAGVGPIGIMTLAEHLNLTPRFHDATNIGGSSFVAHVLHAAAAIAAGLCETALIVYGSTASSERFAVGTGGLTSGDPPDQFEVPFGPTVLNAYALAAQRHMHEFGTTAEQLAEIAVTMRRHAGLNPRAKYRDPITVADVLASRVVSSPLHLLDCCIISDGGGAIVVTSAERARDLAKAPVRILGGSESLCHTAMGRRDLTDMAAKASGPRALAMAGVDHADIDLCMLYDSFTITVLLTLENLGFCAKGEGGAFVQNGRLGLGGALPTNTDGGGLSSNHPGMRGIFLVIEAVRQLRGECGPRQVADCAIALCHGTGGMLGLRHSGVTLVLGR, encoded by the coding sequence ATGAGCCTCCTCGATCGCGCCGTCATCGCCGGCGTGTACGAACACCCGACGCGCTGGGCGCCGGACAAGACCCAATACCAGATCTGCGCCGAGGCGGCGCGCGGCGCCCTCGCCGACGCCGGGTTGACCATTGGCGACGTCGACGGATTTCTCACCGCCGGCGTCGGTCCGATCGGCATCATGACCCTCGCCGAGCACCTGAACCTGACGCCGCGCTTCCACGATGCGACCAACATCGGCGGCTCCTCGTTCGTCGCCCACGTGCTGCACGCCGCCGCCGCGATCGCCGCCGGCCTTTGCGAGACGGCGCTGATCGTCTATGGCAGCACGGCGTCGTCGGAGCGGTTCGCGGTCGGCACCGGCGGGCTCACCAGCGGCGACCCGCCGGACCAGTTCGAGGTCCCCTTCGGGCCGACGGTGCTCAACGCCTACGCGCTGGCCGCACAGCGCCACATGCACGAGTTCGGCACCACCGCCGAGCAACTGGCGGAGATCGCGGTGACGATGCGCCGCCACGCCGGGCTCAACCCGCGCGCCAAATACCGCGACCCGATCACCGTCGCCGACGTGCTGGCGTCGCGGGTCGTCTCGTCGCCGCTGCACCTGCTCGACTGCTGCATCATCTCCGACGGCGGCGGCGCCATCGTCGTCACCAGCGCCGAACGGGCGCGCGACCTGGCGAAGGCGCCGGTGCGCATCCTCGGCGGTAGCGAGTCGCTGTGCCACACCGCCATGGGCCGGCGCGACCTCACCGACATGGCGGCGAAGGCATCGGGACCGCGCGCCCTGGCGATGGCCGGCGTCGACCACGCCGACATCGACCTCTGCATGCTCTACGATTCCTTCACCATCACCGTCCTGCTGACGCTCGAGAATCTCGGCTTCTGCGCCAAGGGCGAGGGGGGCGCCTTCGTCCAGAACGGCCGCCTCGGCCTCGGCGGCGCGCTGCCGACCAACACCGACGGCGGCGGGCTCTCGTCCAACCACCCCGGCATGCGCGGCATCTTCCTGGTCATCGAGGCGGTGCGGCAACTGCGCGGCGAGTGCGGCCCGCGCCAGGTGGCGGACTGCGCGATCGCGCTCTGCCACGGTACCGGCGGCATGCTCGGCCTGCGCCACAGCGGCGTGACCCTGGTGCTCGGACGATGA
- a CDS encoding PHP domain-containing protein, with the protein MIIDLHAHSDASEDSRAPLETYLKWLQRKRDLLPIDGIVLTEHRQWDPRADYRALEDQYGILILRGAEVETDYGHVLIYGVSDEMTRRFDFADVRLPAQDVIREVSRMGGVAAPCHPGRPTIGLCEHYAAGKPPLEGVVAVEALNGGSRRGENERVDDLIARYGYGAFGGSDAHLVSLIGICATELDDEIRTVEDLVTALRRGRCRPVDFREQVRAARGAA; encoded by the coding sequence ATGATCATCGATCTGCACGCCCACTCGGACGCCTCGGAGGACAGCCGGGCGCCGCTCGAGACCTATCTCAAGTGGCTGCAGCGCAAGCGCGACCTGCTGCCGATCGACGGCATCGTGCTCACCGAGCACCGGCAGTGGGACCCGCGGGCCGATTACCGGGCGCTCGAGGACCAGTACGGCATCCTCATCCTGCGCGGCGCCGAGGTGGAAACCGACTACGGGCACGTGCTGATCTACGGCGTCAGCGACGAGATGACGCGGCGCTTCGACTTCGCCGACGTGCGTCTGCCGGCGCAGGACGTCATCCGCGAGGTGAGCCGCATGGGCGGCGTCGCCGCGCCGTGTCACCCGGGCCGACCGACCATCGGGCTGTGCGAGCACTACGCGGCCGGCAAGCCGCCGCTCGAGGGGGTGGTAGCGGTGGAGGCGCTCAACGGCGGCAGCCGCCGGGGCGAGAACGAGCGGGTGGACGATCTGATCGCGCGCTACGGCTACGGCGCCTTCGGCGGCAGCGACGCGCACCTGGTGAGCCTGATCGGCATCTGCGCCACCGAGCTCGACGACGAGATACGGACCGTCGAGGACCTGGTGACGGCGCTGCGGCGCGGCCGCTGCCGGCCGGTGGACTTCCGCGAGCAGGTGCGCGCGGCGCGTGGCGCGGCATGA
- a CDS encoding MaoC family dehydratase N-terminal domain-containing protein: MPFASIDVGDELPPLRCTLSPEQVRRYAEAADMPGGRFLSDEAARAEGLPGQIVPGNMSLALFARLLTGWAVGGRLQRLSATFRALVRPGVPLVVSAVVTEKHQSDHGNFLECDLLLESADGDRLVTGTATVAF; this comes from the coding sequence ATGCCCTTCGCGTCGATTGACGTCGGTGACGAGCTGCCGCCGCTCCGCTGCACGCTGAGCCCGGAGCAGGTGCGGCGCTATGCGGAGGCGGCGGACATGCCGGGTGGGCGCTTCCTGAGCGACGAGGCGGCGCGCGCCGAGGGGCTGCCGGGGCAGATCGTGCCGGGCAACATGAGCCTGGCGCTGTTCGCGCGCCTCTTGACGGGCTGGGCGGTGGGCGGACGGCTGCAGCGCCTGAGCGCCACCTTCCGCGCCCTGGTGCGGCCGGGCGTGCCGCTGGTGGTGAGCGCCGTGGTCACCGAGAAGCACCAGAGCGACCACGGCAATTTCCTCGAGTGCGACCTGTTGCTGGAGAGCGCCGACGGCGACCGCCTGGTGACCGGCACGGCGACCGTCGCCTTCTGA
- a CDS encoding Zn-ribbon domain-containing OB-fold protein, with translation MADAKYAKPLPRIDEESKGFWEACQRRELVIQRCAACGALRHYPRALCPTCLSDAVEWVRCSGRGTVYTFTVTHQNQAPGFRDALPYVLAYVELEEGVRLLANIVGCAPEAVRIGMAVQVAFEDATAAVTLPTFAPV, from the coding sequence ATGGCTGATGCGAAGTACGCCAAGCCGCTGCCGCGGATCGACGAGGAGTCAAAGGGTTTCTGGGAGGCGTGTCAGCGGCGCGAGCTGGTGATCCAGCGCTGCGCCGCCTGCGGCGCGCTGCGCCACTACCCGCGGGCGCTGTGTCCGACGTGCCTCTCGGACGCCGTCGAGTGGGTGCGCTGTTCGGGGCGCGGGACGGTCTACACGTTCACCGTGACGCACCAGAATCAGGCGCCGGGGTTTCGCGATGCGCTGCCGTACGTCCTCGCTTACGTCGAGTTGGAGGAGGGCGTGCGCCTGCTGGCCAACATCGTCGGCTGCGCGCCGGAGGCGGTGCGCATCGGCATGGCGGTGCAGGTGGCGTTCGAGGATGCGACGGCGGCGGTGACGCTGCCGACGTTCGCGCCGGTGTGA
- a CDS encoding acyl carrier protein yields the protein MARGVSPESVEGWDSEKHVELVVALEDRFGCMFDADEVPELTSLERMQEIIARHGA from the coding sequence GTGGCGCGCGGCGTCAGCCCGGAATCGGTCGAGGGCTGGGATTCGGAGAAGCACGTCGAGCTGGTGGTGGCGCTCGAGGACCGCTTCGGCTGCATGTTCGACGCCGACGAGGTGCCGGAGCTGACCTCGCTCGAGCGGATGCAGGAGATCATCGCCCGCCATGGCGCGTGA
- a CDS encoding 2-oxo acid dehydrogenase subunit E2, with product MTADVHPILVPREIVNADSVFVVRWLVGEGEAVQPGTTLCEVETSKAVLNVDAERTGHVRRRANEGDEVPIGGVLGYLTIAADTPLPDAGLSDAAPPAAVAAVQISARARQKMAELGLDPALFAGRGFVKEKDVVDMAAQVHAAATAAHDPRGPFRLEPLGAIQRRVARVMSESVAAIPASTLERLIDLAPVRARARTLAGDSKAVVSEVDLLVAAVARAAAAHPRFNGFLADDYQLHRFERVNVGVAVDVEGDLYVVVVHDAAAKEPAAIAKELRGLQFLALRRRLTADHLSGGTITVTSMLGRGVHRFQPIPYPHQAAIIGLADPLPGSTQATLALVFDHRVANGSQAAAFLAAIDEGLRG from the coding sequence ATGACCGCCGACGTCCACCCGATTCTCGTCCCGCGCGAGATCGTCAACGCCGACAGCGTCTTCGTCGTGCGCTGGCTGGTCGGCGAGGGGGAGGCCGTGCAGCCCGGGACCACCCTCTGCGAGGTCGAGACCTCGAAGGCGGTGCTGAACGTCGACGCCGAGCGGACGGGCCATGTGCGCCGGCGCGCCAACGAGGGCGACGAGGTGCCGATCGGCGGCGTGCTCGGGTACCTGACGATCGCCGCCGACACGCCGCTGCCCGACGCCGGCCTCTCCGACGCCGCGCCGCCGGCCGCCGTCGCCGCGGTGCAGATCAGCGCCAGGGCGCGGCAGAAGATGGCGGAGCTCGGCCTCGATCCGGCGCTCTTCGCCGGGCGCGGCTTCGTCAAGGAGAAGGACGTGGTCGACATGGCGGCGCAGGTGCACGCGGCGGCGACCGCCGCGCACGACCCGCGCGGCCCGTTCCGCCTCGAGCCGCTGGGCGCCATCCAGCGCCGCGTGGCGCGGGTGATGAGCGAGAGCGTCGCCGCCATCCCGGCGTCGACCCTCGAGCGCCTCATCGACCTCGCCCCGGTGCGCGCCCGCGCCCGGACGCTCGCCGGCGACAGCAAGGCGGTGGTCAGCGAGGTCGACCTGCTGGTCGCCGCCGTCGCGCGCGCCGCCGCCGCGCATCCGCGCTTCAACGGCTTCCTCGCCGACGACTACCAGCTCCACCGCTTCGAGCGGGTGAACGTCGGCGTCGCGGTCGACGTCGAGGGCGACCTCTACGTCGTCGTCGTCCACGACGCCGCCGCCAAGGAGCCGGCGGCGATCGCCAAGGAGCTGCGCGGTCTGCAATTCCTGGCCCTGCGCCGCCGCCTCACCGCCGACCACCTGAGCGGCGGCACGATCACCGTCACCTCGATGCTCGGGCGCGGCGTGCACCGCTTCCAGCCCATTCCCTACCCGCACCAGGCCGCCATCATCGGCCTGGCCGACCCGTTACCCGGCTCGACACAGGCCACCCTGGCGCTGGTCTTCGACCACCGCGTCGCCAACGGCTCGCAGGCCGCCGCCTTCCTGGCGGCGATCGACGAGGGACTGCGGGGATAG
- a CDS encoding MFS transporter, whose protein sequence is MTPVRDRALLYATGFLRAFATGMVGVMLGLYLADLGFGPALIGTIVGVGLAGAASAVLAVTMIGDRVRRRAWLIGLSLLSAAGAAAVAGASSAGVIAVAAAVGMVNGMGRDRGAALVVEQAALPATTDDSGRTTAFAWLSVLQDVGHALGGLAAGIPALLGRGDDLAVLRLTMAAPAALAVLCAALYAALSPAVEVDATTAAERRLSPESRGIIARLAGLFAVDSIAGGFLATALLAYFLAERFGVGGGLLGPLFFVARIANAGSHLAAAWLAKRIGLVNTMVFTHIPSSLLLITIPWAPTFPIAAALFVLREGLVEMDVPTRQSYTMAVVRPAERTTAAGVTNLVRLAGWAVGPAFAGALMQGGALAGPLYVGAAMKIAYDLLLYRAFRHLPPPEER, encoded by the coding sequence GTGACTCCCGTCCGCGATCGCGCGCTCCTCTACGCCACCGGCTTCCTGCGCGCCTTCGCGACGGGAATGGTCGGCGTGATGCTCGGCCTCTACCTGGCCGACCTGGGATTCGGCCCGGCGCTGATCGGGACGATCGTCGGCGTCGGCCTCGCCGGCGCGGCGAGCGCCGTTCTGGCCGTGACCATGATCGGCGATCGGGTCCGGCGCCGCGCCTGGCTGATCGGCCTGTCGCTGCTCAGCGCCGCCGGCGCGGCGGCGGTGGCGGGGGCCTCGTCCGCCGGAGTCATCGCCGTCGCCGCCGCGGTCGGCATGGTGAACGGCATGGGGCGTGATCGCGGCGCGGCGCTGGTGGTGGAGCAGGCGGCGCTGCCCGCCACCACCGACGACAGCGGACGCACGACGGCGTTCGCCTGGCTGAGCGTTCTCCAGGACGTCGGCCATGCGCTCGGCGGTCTCGCCGCCGGGATTCCGGCGCTGCTCGGGCGCGGCGACGACCTCGCGGTCCTGCGCCTGACGATGGCGGCGCCGGCGGCGCTGGCGGTGCTCTGCGCGGCGCTCTACGCCGCCCTCTCGCCGGCGGTCGAAGTGGACGCCACGACCGCGGCCGAACGGCGGCTGAGCCCCGAGAGTCGCGGCATCATCGCCCGACTGGCCGGGTTGTTCGCGGTCGACAGCATTGCCGGCGGCTTCCTGGCGACGGCGTTGCTCGCCTACTTCCTCGCCGAGCGCTTCGGCGTCGGCGGCGGGCTGCTGGGGCCGTTGTTCTTCGTCGCCCGGATCGCCAACGCCGGATCCCACCTCGCCGCGGCGTGGCTCGCCAAGCGCATCGGGCTGGTCAACACGATGGTCTTCACCCACATCCCGTCGAGCCTGCTGCTGATCACCATCCCGTGGGCGCCGACCTTTCCCATCGCCGCCGCGTTGTTCGTGCTGCGCGAGGGCCTGGTGGAGATGGACGTGCCGACTCGCCAGTCCTACACCATGGCGGTGGTGCGGCCGGCGGAGCGCACCACCGCCGCCGGCGTCACCAACCTGGTCCGCCTCGCCGGCTGGGCCGTCGGCCCCGCCTTCGCGGGCGCCCTGATGCAGGGCGGGGCGCTCGCCGGCCCGCTCTACGTCGGCGCCGCGATGAAGATCGCCTACGACCTGCTTCTGTACCGCGCCTTCCGCCACCTGCCGCCGCCGGAGGAACGGTGA
- a CDS encoding DoxX family protein codes for MATSHRAVNIAAWIASVLLFLLFTVVASPPKLLGNPQAVEGFAKSGYSDAFRLFIGASEFLGGIALLIPRLAFWSAAGLIVIMIGAIYTHLAGNDAANVGPAAVAFALLILIAYARRSRALFLS; via the coding sequence ATGGCTACATCCCATCGCGCAGTGAACATCGCCGCCTGGATCGCGAGCGTGTTGCTGTTCCTTCTCTTCACCGTCGTCGCCTCGCCGCCCAAGCTGCTGGGCAACCCGCAGGCCGTCGAGGGCTTCGCCAAGAGCGGCTATTCGGACGCCTTCCGGCTGTTCATCGGCGCCAGCGAGTTTCTCGGCGGCATCGCGCTGCTGATCCCGCGCCTCGCCTTCTGGTCGGCGGCCGGCCTGATCGTCATCATGATCGGCGCCATCTACACGCACCTCGCCGGCAACGACGCGGCGAACGTCGGCCCAGCCGCCGTCGCCTTCGCGCTGCTGATCCTGATCGCCTACGCCCGCCGCTCGCGGGCGCTGTTCCTGTCATAG
- a CDS encoding MaoC family dehydratase N-terminal domain-containing protein has translation MNEDARAIVGQEFDRTTFPPVTAERIVAYATACGETNPRWTQPGPELVAPPTFALSLRGRHFMPQHLPTQLGRHAFDAGKDIEIGVPVLPGDVLTATSTVHDVYEKTGRTGTMTFVVFRTTVVNQRAETVAVVDQKMMFR, from the coding sequence ATGAACGAGGACGCGCGCGCCATCGTCGGCCAGGAGTTCGACCGCACGACGTTTCCGCCGGTGACGGCGGAGCGGATCGTCGCCTATGCGACGGCGTGCGGCGAGACCAACCCGCGCTGGACCCAACCCGGACCCGAGTTGGTGGCGCCGCCGACCTTCGCGCTCAGCCTGCGCGGCAGGCATTTCATGCCGCAACACCTGCCGACCCAGCTCGGCCGCCACGCCTTCGACGCCGGCAAGGACATCGAGATCGGCGTCCCCGTGCTGCCCGGCGACGTCCTCACCGCCACCAGCACCGTTCACGACGTCTACGAGAAGACCGGCCGCACGGGCACGATGACCTTCGTCGTCTTCCGCACCACCGTGGTCAACCAGCGCGCCGAAACGGTCGCGGTCGTCGATCAGAAGATGATGTTCCGGTGA
- a CDS encoding metal-dependent hydrolase: MSSGARSDHDIPLRKPNLEFDASIARYWMNGNLFATHFFNGLNLVFPDGERFFVKAVHDHLDRITDPVLLRQARQFAAQEGQHANQHEKYFDCLRRQGYAIDGFLRRFHRFIRLSNDRLPAALRLAMTAGAEHYTAVLGAGAIEEFDLLADADPTMRALIIWHATEEIEHKAVAFDVLRATHPSYLLRIAGFLLATVALFGWTFAGMRMLVRQDRVTRAAFRAQRRAALARDQGRGLVRIRRGIRAYFRRDFHPNDTDHLALARRRLGELLPGLASS; the protein is encoded by the coding sequence ATGAGCAGCGGCGCGCGATCCGACCACGACATTCCCCTGCGCAAGCCGAACCTCGAGTTCGACGCCTCGATCGCGCGGTACTGGATGAACGGCAATCTGTTCGCCACCCACTTCTTCAACGGGCTGAATCTGGTCTTTCCCGATGGCGAGCGGTTCTTCGTCAAGGCGGTTCACGACCACCTCGACCGCATCACCGATCCGGTGCTGCTGCGCCAGGCGCGCCAGTTCGCCGCGCAGGAGGGGCAGCACGCCAACCAGCACGAGAAGTACTTCGACTGCCTGCGCCGCCAGGGCTACGCGATCGACGGCTTCCTGCGCCGCTTCCACCGCTTCATCCGGCTCAGCAACGACCGCCTGCCGGCGGCGCTGCGTCTGGCGATGACCGCCGGGGCGGAGCACTACACGGCGGTGCTCGGCGCCGGCGCGATCGAGGAGTTCGACCTCCTCGCCGACGCCGATCCAACCATGCGCGCGCTGATCATCTGGCACGCCACCGAGGAGATCGAGCACAAGGCGGTCGCCTTCGACGTCCTGCGCGCCACCCACCCCAGCTACCTGCTCCGCATCGCCGGCTTTCTCCTCGCCACCGTCGCGCTCTTCGGCTGGACCTTCGCCGGCATGCGGATGCTGGTGCGCCAGGACCGCGTGACCCGCGCCGCCTTCCGGGCCCAGCGCCGGGCCGCGCTGGCGCGCGACCAGGGGCGTGGTCTGGTCCGCATCCGCCGCGGCATCCGCGCCTACTTCCGCCGCGACTTCCATCCCAACGACACCGACCACCTGGCGCTCGCCCGCCGCCGCCTCGGCGAGCTGCTGCCCGGGTTGGCGTCGTCTTGA
- a CDS encoding deacetylase: protein MPAPAFVITLDTEPDNEWGRPRVATTENARFVPRFHELCLRHGFPVTYLLTLEMAEDPFLRDYLRPRARAGECEIGAHLHPWNTPPLTPLTDDDLRHHPYPFEYPVAVQRAKLATLVASIERQYEVRPVSYKAGRWGLDGAHAALLDELGFRVDTSVCPGVNWGPSRGAPSGRGGPNFTAAPLLPYRLSGDDVCRAGALRVWEIPPTIVFYSAIGRRVPGVQTLYRKVRRVRRLFDRQHLGAQWLRPYPYQTAARLRRVAALARAAGAPVLNMTLHSSELMPGCSPYNRTAASIEDLYQRLDQFLAAMCADGLEGMTLDGAAGRVAAANGGAAAHA, encoded by the coding sequence ATGCCGGCACCGGCCTTCGTCATCACGCTCGACACCGAGCCGGACAACGAGTGGGGCCGGCCGCGGGTGGCGACCACCGAGAACGCCCGCTTCGTGCCGCGCTTCCACGAGCTCTGCCTGCGCCACGGCTTCCCGGTCACCTACCTGCTGACCCTCGAGATGGCCGAAGATCCATTCCTGCGCGACTACCTGCGGCCGCGGGCGCGGGCCGGCGAGTGCGAGATCGGCGCCCACCTGCACCCGTGGAACACGCCGCCGCTGACGCCGCTCACCGACGACGACCTCCGCCACCACCCCTATCCGTTCGAGTATCCGGTGGCGGTGCAGCGGGCGAAGCTGGCGACCCTGGTGGCGTCGATCGAGCGCCAGTACGAGGTGCGGCCGGTGTCCTACAAGGCCGGCCGCTGGGGGCTGGACGGCGCCCACGCGGCGCTGCTCGACGAGCTCGGCTTTCGCGTCGACACCTCGGTCTGCCCCGGCGTCAACTGGGGCCCGAGCAGAGGCGCGCCGAGCGGACGAGGCGGTCCGAACTTCACCGCCGCGCCGCTCCTCCCCTACCGCCTGTCGGGCGACGACGTCTGCCGCGCCGGCGCGCTGCGGGTCTGGGAGATCCCGCCGACCATCGTCTTCTACAGCGCCATCGGCCGCCGGGTCCCCGGCGTGCAGACCCTCTACCGCAAGGTGCGCCGCGTGCGGCGGCTGTTCGACCGCCAGCACCTCGGCGCCCAGTGGCTGCGGCCCTATCCCTACCAGACGGCGGCGCGGTTGCGCCGCGTCGCCGCGCTGGCGCGCGCCGCCGGCGCGCCGGTGCTCAACATGACGCTGCATTCGAGCGAGCTGATGCCCGGCTGCAGCCCGTACAACCGCACCGCGGCGTCGATCGAGGATCTCTATCAGCGCCTCGACCAGTTCCTCGCCGCCATGTGCGCCGACGGCCTCGAGGGCATGACGCTCGACGGCGCGGCAGGACGCGTCGCCGCCGCGAACGGCGGCGCCGCGGCGCACGCGTGA
- a CDS encoding methyltransferase domain-containing protein has translation MRTAPGPDRRFFDLWARVYDLPVVQRAAYWPIHDAVVAALAERPPRRVLDLGCGTGQLADRLQRAWRGARVTGCDFSAGMLAQARRRSRRVRWVRGDAQRLPFADRRFDAVVTTEAFHWFPDQRRALAECRRVLAPDGRLLLAVASPPFAVVADLAAAASRLVGEPFRWPTAGEIRDHLEAAGFRVETQRRIFRLPGLLMMPVLTVATPRRRRRRGG, from the coding sequence ATGCGCACGGCACCCGGGCCCGATCGCCGCTTCTTCGACCTGTGGGCGCGCGTCTACGACCTCCCGGTGGTGCAGCGCGCCGCCTACTGGCCGATCCACGACGCGGTGGTGGCGGCGCTGGCGGAGCGGCCGCCGCGGCGCGTGCTCGATCTCGGCTGCGGCACCGGGCAGCTCGCCGATCGCCTGCAGCGGGCGTGGCGCGGGGCGCGCGTCACCGGCTGCGACTTCTCCGCCGGCATGTTGGCGCAGGCGCGCCGGCGCAGCCGGCGCGTGCGCTGGGTGCGCGGCGACGCGCAGCGGCTGCCCTTCGCCGACCGCCGCTTCGACGCCGTGGTCACCACCGAGGCGTTCCACTGGTTCCCCGACCAGCGCCGCGCCCTCGCCGAATGCCGGCGGGTCCTGGCGCCCGACGGCCGCCTGCTGTTGGCGGTCGCCTCGCCGCCCTTCGCGGTGGTCGCCGACCTCGCCGCCGCGGCGTCGCGGCTGGTCGGCGAGCCGTTCCGCTGGCCGACCGCCGGCGAGATCCGCGATCACCTCGAGGCGGCCGGCTTTCGCGTCGAGACGCAGCGCCGCATCTTCCGCTTGCCCGGTCTGCTGATGATGCCGGTGCTGACGGTGGCGACGCCGCGCCGGCGGCGGCGGCGCGGCGGTTGA